The Candidatus Omnitrophota bacterium genome segment CGGCGTCTGCATCGCGAACAATAATCCTTGATTGGGGTCCGGATGGCGAACGAAATGTTGAGCCTGCCGCCACAAGCGTTCGATTTCATCGCCGTCTTTCGCGGTCCCGACGGCGCGAACGACTCGGTATCGCCCCTGTTCTTTGCGGACGACTTGGACGCTGACCGAGCCGCTGTGATTTTTGATCTTACGGGCGAACATGCCTCCATTTTAGGCTTGCAACACCCAAAATTCAATTTCTTTATACCCTAAACCTTTGATAATCAAATCGTTAAAATTCTATGCCCAATTTTGATGCGAAGTCAGGAGGAACGCCCTATTCAAGTTGGCTCGATAATATTTTCAAATCGTAATCGAACCGATGGTAATAAAGGTTCTCTTCGCTCGTCTCCGCTTCGCCTCTTTGAAAATCCACCGGATCAGAACGGAAATATTTTTTCGCCGGATCGAACGTCCCTCCATGATTGCTATTGGCCTCCAACCGGTAAGGGTCCATGCGGCCAAAGTAAAAATCCCGCACCGTCTCTTTTTCTTCCGGAGATAAAAAATCCCAATCGTGAAGAGCCGAAATCCCCATATTGGCGTCCACGGGAATCCATCCGTAGGGATCGAGATAAATAGCGCACCAATCGTGCAAGCCCGTCATTTCGGGATATAGCATCCATCCCGATTCCCAGCGAGCGGGAATGCCTTTCATCCGGCATAGCGTAATGAACAACATGGCGATCTGCCCGCAATCGCCGTAGCGCTTCGCCAGAGCGTAATGGCTGAGATTGCGGATGGTCGAATATTCCGGCGCGTAGCTATAACGAAAATTTTCGCCGATCCAATCATATATTCGCTTGGCGATCGTATAAGGATTCGTTTCTTCGCCTGCGATGCTTTCTAGCAAAGCCCCCATTTCGGGCAGAAAAACAATATGCGGCGGCTCCTCCAGCGTAAACCGGCGCGCTTTGGCTGGAACCAGGGCGGTAACTTTTTGGGAATCGATTTCCCCGTAGCGCGGCGAGGAGACGTATTCATAGTCAATCGTGAAGGCTGTCGGCTTTCCCGCCTGCGTTTTCTTCTCCAGATAAATGGAACGATGAGGCGCATCGGATGCGGCGATATGAAGCGCTGCGGGATCGGATGAAATCAATGAGAAATGCTTCTGAAAGGAATTTTCGATGGGAATCGGCAGCCAGCACCGGATGTTTGCCCCATCGGGAGCGGCGTCTTTCGCGATTGTGAGATTCATTTGGACGTGAAACCGCCGCGCCCGGACGAATTCGTATGCTTCTGCCTCTGGATGTCTCCAGCTGGCGGCGATGCGGGCGAGGAAGCGTCCATACTCTTCCGAGGCGGGAAGGCGGCGGCGGGCGCGCAGTTCGGGGTAACGGAAAAATAAATTGCTGACGCTGGGGTAGAGAAACCGCATTTCGCCGTCGATTTTGCGCCAATCGAAACGACTCTCCTCCATCCACTGCGCCAGTTCATTCTCTTGAAAATCTTTGATTCTGCGGCGCAACTGCCGCAAGAGCTCCTCGCGGTCGAGAGAATAATCCAACACGATGCGCCGCAGCCGCTCCGCTTCCCAAGCCAGGCGTTCGCGGACATCGCTCGCTTGCGCCGCTTGTGCATCTATGATCCGCGCCGCCTGGGAATATTCGCCTTCTGCGAGCAGATCGGCAGCGGATTCCGGCAGCGATATATCCCCTTCCGCCGTCAAAGCAATAAAACCTAACGCCATAGAGAAAAAGGCG includes the following:
- a CDS encoding transglutaminase-like domain-containing protein, coding for MYIAAFFSMALGFIALTAEGDISLPESAADLLAEGEYSQAARIIDAQAAQASDVRERLAWEAERLRRIVLDYSLDREELLRQLRRRIKDFQENELAQWMEESRFDWRKIDGEMRFLYPSVSNLFFRYPELRARRRLPASEEYGRFLARIAASWRHPEAEAYEFVRARRFHVQMNLTIAKDAAPDGANIRCWLPIPIENSFQKHFSLISSDPAALHIAASDAPHRSIYLEKKTQAGKPTAFTIDYEYVSSPRYGEIDSQKVTALVPAKARRFTLEEPPHIVFLPEMGALLESIAGEETNPYTIAKRIYDWIGENFRYSYAPEYSTIRNLSHYALAKRYGDCGQIAMLFITLCRMKGIPARWESGWMLYPEMTGLHDWCAIYLDPYGWIPVDANMGISALHDWDFLSPEEKETVRDFYFGRMDPYRLEANSNHGGTFDPAKKYFRSDPVDFQRGEAETSEENLYYHRFDYDLKILSSQLE